Proteins encoded within one genomic window of Bos mutus isolate GX-2022 chromosome 9, NWIPB_WYAK_1.1, whole genome shotgun sequence:
- the RPF2 gene encoding ribosome production factor 2 homolog isoform X1 yields the protein MDALDRVVKPKTKRAKRFLEKREPKLSENIKNAMLIKGGNANSTVTQVLRDVYALKKPYGILYKKKNITRPFEDQTSLEFFSKKSDCSLFMFGSHNKKRPNNLVIGRMYDYHVLDMIELGIEKFVSLKDIKNSKCPEGTKPMLIFAGDDFDVTEDYRRLKSLLIDFFRGPTVSNIRLAGLEYVLHFTALNGKIYFRSYKLLLKKSGCRTPRIELEEMGPSLDLVLRRTHLASDDLYKLSMKMPKALKPKKKKNISHDTFGTTYGRIHMQKQDLSKLQTRKMKGLKKRPAERKAEDEENKSKRIKKN from the exons aaaacccaaaacaaaaagagCCAAGAGATTCCTTGAGAAGAGAGAACCGAAACtcagtgaaaatattaaaaatgctatGTTGATTAAAGGGGGAAATGCAAATTCAACAGTAACACAAGTGCTTAGAGATGTG TATGCACTGAAGAAACCTTATGGCATTCTGTATAAAAA gaAAAATATTACAAGGCCATTTGAGGATCAGACATCATTG gaatttttttcaaagaagtcaGATTGTTCTTTATTCATGTTTGGCTCCCATAATAAGAAGCGGCCAAATAATCTAGTAATAG GTCGTATGTATGACTACCATGTGCTGGATATGATTGAATTAGGTATTGAGAAATTTGTCTCCCTTAAAGATATTAAG aatAGTAAATGTCCTGAGGGAACAAAACCCATGTTAATATTTGCAGGTGATGATTTTGATGTAACAGAAGACTACAGAAGACTAAAAAGTCTTCTTATTG ATTTCTTCAGAGGCCCCACGGTATCAAATATCCGCCTGGCTGGTTTAGAGTATGTTCTACACTTCACTGCACTGAATGGGAAGATTTACTTTCGAAGCTATAA GTTGCTGTTAAAGAAATCTGGCTGTAGAACACCACGGATTGAATTGGAAGAGATGGGACCCTCGTTGGATTTGGTTCTGAGGCGGACACACCTGGCATCAGATGACCTTTATAAATTATCTATGAAAATGCCCAAAGCCCTGAAG ccaaagaagaagaaaaatatctctCATGATACTTTTGGTACAACTTATGGAAGAATTCATATGCAAAAGCAAGACCTAAGCAAACTACAAACCAGGAAAATGAAGGGGCTGAAGAAGCGACCTGcagaaaggaaagcagaagaTGAGGAGAACAAAtcaaagagaattaaaaagaattGA
- the RPF2 gene encoding ribosome production factor 2 homolog isoform X4 has product MWKNITRPFEDQTSLEFFSKKSDCSLFMFGSHNKKRPNNLVIGRMYDYHVLDMIELGIEKFVSLKDIKNSKCPEGTKPMLIFAGDDFDVTEDYRRLKSLLIDFFRGPTVSNIRLAGLEYVLHFTALNGKIYFRSYKLLLKKSGCRTPRIELEEMGPSLDLVLRRTHLASDDLYKLSMKMPKALKPKKKKNISHDTFGTTYGRIHMQKQDLSKLQTRKMKGLKKRPAERKAEDEENKSKRIKKN; this is encoded by the exons ATGTG gaAAAATATTACAAGGCCATTTGAGGATCAGACATCATTG gaatttttttcaaagaagtcaGATTGTTCTTTATTCATGTTTGGCTCCCATAATAAGAAGCGGCCAAATAATCTAGTAATAG GTCGTATGTATGACTACCATGTGCTGGATATGATTGAATTAGGTATTGAGAAATTTGTCTCCCTTAAAGATATTAAG aatAGTAAATGTCCTGAGGGAACAAAACCCATGTTAATATTTGCAGGTGATGATTTTGATGTAACAGAAGACTACAGAAGACTAAAAAGTCTTCTTATTG ATTTCTTCAGAGGCCCCACGGTATCAAATATCCGCCTGGCTGGTTTAGAGTATGTTCTACACTTCACTGCACTGAATGGGAAGATTTACTTTCGAAGCTATAA GTTGCTGTTAAAGAAATCTGGCTGTAGAACACCACGGATTGAATTGGAAGAGATGGGACCCTCGTTGGATTTGGTTCTGAGGCGGACACACCTGGCATCAGATGACCTTTATAAATTATCTATGAAAATGCCCAAAGCCCTGAAG ccaaagaagaagaaaaatatctctCATGATACTTTTGGTACAACTTATGGAAGAATTCATATGCAAAAGCAAGACCTAAGCAAACTACAAACCAGGAAAATGAAGGGGCTGAAGAAGCGACCTGcagaaaggaaagcagaagaTGAGGAGAACAAAtcaaagagaattaaaaagaattGA
- the RPF2 gene encoding ribosome production factor 2 homolog isoform X3, whose product MDALDRVVKPKTKRAKRFLEKREPKLSENIKNAMLIKGGNANSTVTQVLRDVYALKKPYGILYKKKNITRPFEDQTSLNSKCPEGTKPMLIFAGDDFDVTEDYRRLKSLLIDFFRGPTVSNIRLAGLEYVLHFTALNGKIYFRSYKLLLKKSGCRTPRIELEEMGPSLDLVLRRTHLASDDLYKLSMKMPKALKPKKKKNISHDTFGTTYGRIHMQKQDLSKLQTRKMKGLKKRPAERKAEDEENKSKRIKKN is encoded by the exons aaaacccaaaacaaaaagagCCAAGAGATTCCTTGAGAAGAGAGAACCGAAACtcagtgaaaatattaaaaatgctatGTTGATTAAAGGGGGAAATGCAAATTCAACAGTAACACAAGTGCTTAGAGATGTG TATGCACTGAAGAAACCTTATGGCATTCTGTATAAAAA gaAAAATATTACAAGGCCATTTGAGGATCAGACATCATTG aatAGTAAATGTCCTGAGGGAACAAAACCCATGTTAATATTTGCAGGTGATGATTTTGATGTAACAGAAGACTACAGAAGACTAAAAAGTCTTCTTATTG ATTTCTTCAGAGGCCCCACGGTATCAAATATCCGCCTGGCTGGTTTAGAGTATGTTCTACACTTCACTGCACTGAATGGGAAGATTTACTTTCGAAGCTATAA GTTGCTGTTAAAGAAATCTGGCTGTAGAACACCACGGATTGAATTGGAAGAGATGGGACCCTCGTTGGATTTGGTTCTGAGGCGGACACACCTGGCATCAGATGACCTTTATAAATTATCTATGAAAATGCCCAAAGCCCTGAAG ccaaagaagaagaaaaatatctctCATGATACTTTTGGTACAACTTATGGAAGAATTCATATGCAAAAGCAAGACCTAAGCAAACTACAAACCAGGAAAATGAAGGGGCTGAAGAAGCGACCTGcagaaaggaaagcagaagaTGAGGAGAACAAAtcaaagagaattaaaaagaattGA
- the RPF2 gene encoding ribosome production factor 2 homolog isoform X2 — protein MDALDRVVKPKTKRAKRFLEKREPKLSENIKNAMLIKGGNANSTVTQVLRDVEFFSKKSDCSLFMFGSHNKKRPNNLVIGRMYDYHVLDMIELGIEKFVSLKDIKNSKCPEGTKPMLIFAGDDFDVTEDYRRLKSLLIDFFRGPTVSNIRLAGLEYVLHFTALNGKIYFRSYKLLLKKSGCRTPRIELEEMGPSLDLVLRRTHLASDDLYKLSMKMPKALKPKKKKNISHDTFGTTYGRIHMQKQDLSKLQTRKMKGLKKRPAERKAEDEENKSKRIKKN, from the exons aaaacccaaaacaaaaagagCCAAGAGATTCCTTGAGAAGAGAGAACCGAAACtcagtgaaaatattaaaaatgctatGTTGATTAAAGGGGGAAATGCAAATTCAACAGTAACACAAGTGCTTAGAGATGTG gaatttttttcaaagaagtcaGATTGTTCTTTATTCATGTTTGGCTCCCATAATAAGAAGCGGCCAAATAATCTAGTAATAG GTCGTATGTATGACTACCATGTGCTGGATATGATTGAATTAGGTATTGAGAAATTTGTCTCCCTTAAAGATATTAAG aatAGTAAATGTCCTGAGGGAACAAAACCCATGTTAATATTTGCAGGTGATGATTTTGATGTAACAGAAGACTACAGAAGACTAAAAAGTCTTCTTATTG ATTTCTTCAGAGGCCCCACGGTATCAAATATCCGCCTGGCTGGTTTAGAGTATGTTCTACACTTCACTGCACTGAATGGGAAGATTTACTTTCGAAGCTATAA GTTGCTGTTAAAGAAATCTGGCTGTAGAACACCACGGATTGAATTGGAAGAGATGGGACCCTCGTTGGATTTGGTTCTGAGGCGGACACACCTGGCATCAGATGACCTTTATAAATTATCTATGAAAATGCCCAAAGCCCTGAAG ccaaagaagaagaaaaatatctctCATGATACTTTTGGTACAACTTATGGAAGAATTCATATGCAAAAGCAAGACCTAAGCAAACTACAAACCAGGAAAATGAAGGGGCTGAAGAAGCGACCTGcagaaaggaaagcagaagaTGAGGAGAACAAAtcaaagagaattaaaaagaattGA